The genomic window GTCGTCGCCGATCTTGAGGATCCCGGAAAGGATGGCGGGCAGGTCCTCGGGCGAGGCAACCTTCTCCAAGGCCGAGATCGCCCGGCGGCGAAGGTTGCCGTCGTCGCCGGCGAGGGCGTCGAGGAGAGCCGGGACCGCGGAGGCGGACCGACGATTGCCGAGGATCTCCACGAGCAGGGCTCGTCGTCCGTTGTCGGTCGTGGTCTTCAGCGCGTCGATGAGCGCCGGATCGACGCCGTCGGCGAAGACCGATTCGAGGCTGCGGCGGGCGATTCCGGCTCCCTCGCTGCCGTCCTGGATCGCCTTGAGGAGGATGGGCACCGTCGAAGCATCTCCGACCCCGCCCAACGCGGCGAGGGCCGCATCCTTGACGGCCGGCTCGGGGCTCTCCGCGGCGGCCTTGACCGCGGGCAGGGCCGCGCGATCGCGTCGCGGGCCGAGCGCCCGGAGCAGGCAGACCTGGGCGGCGGGCGGCAGGCTCGAGAGGCCGTCGGCGAGCCGCCTGATGCCGGCCGCGTCGACATTCGCGACGAAGCCCGCGGCGACCTCCGCTTCCTTCTCGTCGCCGCCGGCCAGCACCTTGAGGATCGTCTCCGCCGCCGTGTCCTTCCCCGAACCGAGCCGGGCCCGCAGTCCGGCGAGGCGAGCGGGGGAATGCGGTTGGTCGAGCATGCGAGCGATGTCCGCGGATTGCCCCACCTTCCCCGCCGCGAGCAGATTCTTCGCGATCTTCGCCAGGGCGTCGGCGGCCTCGCTCGCGACCGGCGTGGAACGTCCGAGGGCCGGTTGCAGGGCCCTCGCCGCCTCCGTCGTCCCGATCCGACCCAGGGCATGCGCCGCGGCCGCGGCCATCCTGTCGTCGCTCGAGTTCCCTAGCACGCGAGCCAGGGCCTGGACGTTCGCCGGCTCGGCGCGGAAGCCCATCGCGTTGATGAGCGCGAGTTTCTCCGCGCCGGAGGCGGCCTCCATCGCGGAGAGGAGGCGGTCGCCGGCCGCGGGGGACGGATTATTGGCCAGGGCCCGGACGGCCGCGTCCCGGACGAGTCTGTCGGCATCGGTCAGCAACGCCGCGACGGCCTCCGCGGACTCATCCCGGCCGATCCGCTCGAGTTGCTTCAGGAGCCAGATTCGGACCGGCTTGCGGGTCTCGCCCTTCAGCTTCGCCGCCATCAGGCGGCAGGCCTCGGCTCGCTCGGCCTCGTTGCCGGGGGCGCCGGCCGTCCAGCAGAACTGCTGCCAGGCCTGCTGGGCCTGCTCCTGGTCCATTTTCGGCAGCAGGTCGGCGAACGCCTTCGCCGCGTCCCGCCCGGCCGCCCTCGCGGCCCCGGAGACCAGGAGGCCCGCGACCATGGCTGCTATCCACGCTTGCGCTTTCATGATTAGCGTTCCGTGATTCATGAATGGGAGGGAGCCCGGGAAGTCGCCGCGGCGGAGTCAGATCGCCCAGGGCTCGCGCTTCGGGCGATCGAGCCAGCGATTGGCCTCGGGGTCGCCGACGATCTGCTCGGCGACCGGGTCCCACTTCAGCGGGCGATTCAGCCAGTAGGCGATGTTCCCCAGGTGGCAGACGGTGGTCGCGCGGTGGGCGACCTCGATGTTGCGGAACGGGAGCTCTCGGGTCTTCACGCAGTGGAGGAAGTCGCCGAAGATGCCCCCCTCGCCGCGATAGCCCTCCATGTCCACGCGGGCGGTGGGCGTCTTGTGGCGGCCCGGGAGCGTTCCCTCGGTCCCCTTGTAGGTGATGTCGCCGGTCCCGCCGTGGTACATCCTGGTGCCGTTGGCGAAGACGTAGGTGAGGAGCTTGTGGTCCTTGCCGTCGGGCGGGATGACCTCGACGGGGCCTGTCCTGTGCAGCCCCGCGGCGAACATCGCGGCGCCGAAGCGGTGGGCGCCCCAGTCGGTCATGCCGCCGCCGGAGTAATCGCGATACGGGCGGAAGCCTCCGCTGATGAGGCTGTCGTGGAAAGGCCGCCACGGCGCGGGGCCGAGCCACATCTCCCAGTCCACGCCGGGCGGGACCGACTGCGGCTCCAGGTAGCAGTCGCCGGAGGGGCCCCAGCAGTCGGCGTAGATCTCCTTGATCTCGCCCAGGGCCCCGCCCCGGACGAGCCTCGGCCAGTCGCCGTAGTCCCCCAGGACGCGCTGGCTGCCGCCGGAGAAGACGCGGCCGTAACGCTCGACGGCGTCGGCCATAGCCCGGCCTTCCTTGATGGTGAGGCACTCCGGCTTCTCGCAGTAGACGTCCTTGCCGGCCTTGCAGGCGGCGATCGTGATCAGGGCGTGCCAGTGGTCGGGCGTGCCGATGAGGACGGCGTCGATGTCCGGCCGGGCGAGGACCTCGCGGAAGTCGTTGTAGTCCTTGCAGTCGCGGCTGTGATAGTGGTCATTGACGATCCGGGCCGCGTTCTCGCGGTGGCCGGTGACGGGGTCGCAGGTGGCGACCATCTGCACCTGGGGGAACCCCAGGAAGCCCTGCATGTCGCCGGTCCCCTGGCCGCCGCAGCCGATCGTGGCCATGACGATCCGCTCGCTGGCCGGGGCCCTCCCCCCGGCGCCGAGGGCGGACGAGGTGATCACGTAGGGCATCGCGATCGCCGGGCCGGCCGCCTTCAGGAACTGGCGGCGGTTCGCCTGCGTCGTTCGCATGGAAGAGATCCTCGGTGGGAAAGGGGGAGGCGCCCGGCGGCGAGTCGGGCGGCGCCA from Aquisphaera giovannonii includes these protein-coding regions:
- a CDS encoding HEAT repeat domain-containing protein — translated: MKAQAWIAAMVAGLLVSGAARAAGRDAAKAFADLLPKMDQEQAQQAWQQFCWTAGAPGNEAERAEACRLMAAKLKGETRKPVRIWLLKQLERIGRDESAEAVAALLTDADRLVRDAAVRALANNPSPAAGDRLLSAMEAASGAEKLALINAMGFRAEPANVQALARVLGNSSDDRMAAAAAHALGRIGTTEAARALQPALGRSTPVASEAADALAKIAKNLLAAGKVGQSADIARMLDQPHSPARLAGLRARLGSGKDTAAETILKVLAGGDEKEAEVAAGFVANVDAAGIRRLADGLSSLPPAAQVCLLRALGPRRDRAALPAVKAAAESPEPAVKDAALAALGGVGDASTVPILLKAIQDGSEGAGIARRSLESVFADGVDPALIDALKTTTDNGRRALLVEILGNRRSASAVPALLDALAGDDGNLRRRAISALEKVASPEDLPAILSGILKIGDDGQRDEAARAVASICDRVPDESRRADEVLRAYRNASASEQTRLLAVLGRVGGSGALALVREAASGTDADRRVAAERAILDWPDSSVAEDLAKLAERAENRDRRRDAIGALARVVGGSGPLDNRERLDYLERAFKQADRDEDRRRVLAAAREIPTFPAVRFAAAHLDEPKLRSQAVATVVGLLENQELRDNHREESDRLLDKVISVSKDKSLRERARSFKSSK
- a CDS encoding Gfo/Idh/MocA family protein, translated to MRTTQANRRQFLKAAGPAIAMPYVITSSALGAGGRAPASERIVMATIGCGGQGTGDMQGFLGFPQVQMVATCDPVTGHRENAARIVNDHYHSRDCKDYNDFREVLARPDIDAVLIGTPDHWHALITIAACKAGKDVYCEKPECLTIKEGRAMADAVERYGRVFSGGSQRVLGDYGDWPRLVRGGALGEIKEIYADCWGPSGDCYLEPQSVPPGVDWEMWLGPAPWRPFHDSLISGGFRPYRDYSGGGMTDWGAHRFGAAMFAAGLHRTGPVEVIPPDGKDHKLLTYVFANGTRMYHGGTGDITYKGTEGTLPGRHKTPTARVDMEGYRGEGGIFGDFLHCVKTRELPFRNIEVAHRATTVCHLGNIAYWLNRPLKWDPVAEQIVGDPEANRWLDRPKREPWAI